One window of the Nicotiana tabacum cultivar K326 chromosome 4, ASM71507v2, whole genome shotgun sequence genome contains the following:
- the LOC107826327 gene encoding large ribosomal subunit protein eL8y — protein sequence MAPKKGVAVAAKKKPVQAKVVNPLFEKRPKQFGIGGALPPKKDLTRFVRWPQVVRIQRKRRILKQRLKVPPSLNQFSKTLDKNLATNLFKMLLKYRPEDKAAKKERLLKRAQAEAEGKTPETKKPIIVKYGLKHITYLIEQNKAQLVVIAHDVDPIELVVWLPALCRKMEIPYCIVKGKARLGSIVHKKTASALCLTTVKNEDKMEFSRILEAIKANFNDKYEENRKKWGGGVMGSKSQARTKAKERVLAKEAAQRMN from the exons ATG GCTCCAAAGAAAGGTGTAGCAGTAGCAGCAAAGAAGAAACCGGTTCAGGCGAAAGTGGTGAATCCACTGTTCGAGAAGCGGCCAAAGCAGTTTGGGATCGGTGGTGCATTGCCGCCCAAGAAGGATCTGACCCGTTTCGTGAGATGGCCTCAGGTTGTTCGTATCCAGAGGAAAAGGAGGATTCTTAAGCAGCGTTTGAAGGTTCCTCCTTCTCTTAACCAATTCTCAAAAACCCTTGACAAGAACCTTG CCACCAACCTGTTCAAGATGCTACTGAAGTACAGGCCTGAAGACAAAGCTGCAAAGAAGGAGCGTCTCTTAAAAAGAGCTCAAGCTGAAGCAGAAGGGAAAACACCCGAGACTAAGAAACCCATTATTGTGAAATATGGTCTTAAGCACATAACCTACCTTATTGAGCAG AACAAAGCACAGTTGGTGGTTATTGCTCATGATGTGGACCCAATAGAGTTAGTCGTGTGGCTGCCAGCATTGTGCAGAAAGATGGAAATTCCGTACTGCATCGTGAAGGGAAAAGCACGTTTAGGATCG ATCGTGCACAAGAAAACTGCTTCGGCTCTATGCTTGACAACTgtgaaaaatgaagataaaatggAGTTCAGCAGAATTTTGGAGGCAATCAAG GCAAACTTCAATGACAAGTATGAGGAAAACAGAAAGAAATGGGGCGGTGGTGTCATGGGATCCAAATCACAAGCCAGAACCAAGGCGAAAGAGAGGGTTCTCGCCAAGGAAGCAGCACAGAGAATGAACTAG